From the genome of Globicephala melas chromosome 16, mGloMel1.2, whole genome shotgun sequence, one region includes:
- the RAB4A gene encoding ras-related protein Rab-4A isoform X2 — MSQTAMSETYDFLFKFLVIGNAGTGKSCLLHQFIENKFKDDSNHTIGVEFGSKIINVGGKYVKLQIWDTAGQERFRSVTRSYYRGAAGALLVYDITSRETYNALTNWLTDARMLASQSIVIILCGNKKDLDPDREVTFLEASRFAQENELMFLETSALTGENVEEAFVQCARKILNKIESGELDPERMGSGIQYGDAALRQLRSPRRAQAPSAQECGC, encoded by the exons attttttgtttaaattcttgGTTATTGGGAACGCGGGGACCGGCAAGTCTTGCTTGCTTCATCAGTTTATTGAAAACAAAT tcaaagaTGACTCAAATCACACAATAGGAGTGGAATTTGGCTcaaagataataaatgttggtggTAAATATGTAAAGTTACAGATATGGGACACGGCAGGCCAAGAGCGATTCAG GTCTGTGACGAGAAGCTACTACAGGGGTGCGGCAGGGGCGCTGCTCGTCTATGACATCACCAG CCGAGAAACCTACAATGCGCTTACTAATTGGTTAACAGATGCCAGAATGCTCGCGAGTCAGAGCATCGTCATCATCCTCTGTGGGAACAAGAAGGACCTGGACCCCGATCGGGAAGTCACTTTCCTAGAAGCCTCCCGGTTTGCTCAGGAAAATG AGCTGATGTTTCTGGAAACGAGCGCACTGACCGGGGAGAACGTGGAAGAGGCCTTTGTACAGTGTGCGAgaaaaatacttaacaaaattGAATCAG GTGAGCTGGACCCAGAAAGAATGGGCTCAGGTATTCAGTATGGAGATGCTGCCTTGAGACAGCTGCGGTCTCCACGCCGCGCACAGGCCCCGAGCGCACAGGAGTGTGGCTGCTGA
- the RAB4A gene encoding ras-related protein Rab-4A isoform X3, with protein sequence MSQTAMSETYDFLFKFLVIGNAGTGKSCLLHQFIENKFKDDSNHTIGVEFGSKIINVGGKYVKLQIWDTAGQERFRSVTRSYYRGAAGALLVYDITSRETYNALTNWLTDARMLASQSIVIILCGNKKDLDPDREVTFLEASRFAQENELMFLETSALTGENVEEAFVQCARKILNKIESVLPGVLWSEWPLPPPTCSHHSRA encoded by the exons attttttgtttaaattcttgGTTATTGGGAACGCGGGGACCGGCAAGTCTTGCTTGCTTCATCAGTTTATTGAAAACAAAT tcaaagaTGACTCAAATCACACAATAGGAGTGGAATTTGGCTcaaagataataaatgttggtggTAAATATGTAAAGTTACAGATATGGGACACGGCAGGCCAAGAGCGATTCAG GTCTGTGACGAGAAGCTACTACAGGGGTGCGGCAGGGGCGCTGCTCGTCTATGACATCACCAG CCGAGAAACCTACAATGCGCTTACTAATTGGTTAACAGATGCCAGAATGCTCGCGAGTCAGAGCATCGTCATCATCCTCTGTGGGAACAAGAAGGACCTGGACCCCGATCGGGAAGTCACTTTCCTAGAAGCCTCCCGGTTTGCTCAGGAAAATG AGCTGATGTTTCTGGAAACGAGCGCACTGACCGGGGAGAACGTGGAAGAGGCCTTTGTACAGTGTGCGAgaaaaatacttaacaaaattGAATCAG TACTTCCAGGAGTGCTTTGGTCAGAGTGGCCTCTCCCCCCGCCGACCTGCAGTCACCACTCACGGGCTTGA